The proteins below are encoded in one region of Eisenibacter elegans DSM 3317:
- a CDS encoding Tll0287-like domain-containing protein, translating to MNIKYYCLLVCTMIILLPACQSTTTDKQQAGTQASPIDSTLSDLEYLTKADTIALAAQKRLIQALSKAIDEGGIPYAIDFCHTNALVIKDSLSGIYGAEVARISAHYRNPVDKPNAAELEILQAWQQLPEGETLEMKIHYATQTVTVYKPILIGMPTCLKCHGGAEDMDVDTRVAIQQKYPEDLATGYRLGELRGAWKISFKR from the coding sequence ATGAATATCAAATACTACTGTCTGCTTGTATGTACAATGATCATACTTTTGCCGGCTTGCCAATCGACCACAACCGATAAACAACAGGCTGGAACGCAGGCTTCCCCCATAGATTCGACCCTGAGTGATTTGGAGTACCTTACAAAAGCAGATACCATTGCCTTGGCAGCACAAAAAAGGCTCATACAAGCACTCTCCAAGGCCATTGATGAGGGCGGGATACCATATGCGATTGATTTTTGCCATACCAATGCCCTAGTTATCAAAGACTCGCTTTCGGGTATTTATGGGGCAGAAGTAGCCCGTATTTCAGCACATTATCGCAATCCGGTAGACAAACCCAACGCAGCAGAGCTGGAAATATTACAGGCTTGGCAACAGCTTCCTGAAGGAGAAACCCTTGAAATGAAGATACACTATGCCACACAAACGGTAACGGTATACAAACCGATTCTGATTGGGATGCCCACCTGTCTCAAATGCCACGGAGGGGCAGAAGATATGGATGTGGATACACGTGTAGCCATTCAGCAAAAATACCCCGAAGATCTTGCCACGGGCTATCGCTTAGGAGAACTGCGGGGAGCTTGGAAAATCAGCTTTAAGAGATAA
- a CDS encoding SpoIIE family protein phosphatase, which produces MCYLGTDGLPDQNDQKRKRLGEAALLYLMQQYHTYPPDKQAQAIISLLEHHAADTLQRDDILWLGWRC; this is translated from the coding sequence ATGTGCTATCTGGGTACCGACGGCCTTCCCGACCAAAACGACCAAAAACGTAAGCGTTTGGGTGAAGCCGCACTGCTTTACCTAATGCAGCAATATCACACATATCCGCCTGATAAACAAGCCCAGGCCATCATCTCTCTCTTAGAGCATCACGCTGCTGATACCCTCCAAAGGGACGATATCTTATGGCTTGGCTGGCGTTGTTAG
- a CDS encoding RrF2 family transcriptional regulator — protein sequence MLSKKAKYAIKALLVLADAYGQGPLLISAISEKESMPKKFLEIILLELKNAGILSSKKGKGGGYYLRQSPQEINLAQIIRLVDGPIAPTPCVSLNYYEHCDDCPDEHACRLRQVMIQIRDANLSVLENTNLQDMLNQPDMPLDTNTED from the coding sequence ATGCTCTCAAAAAAAGCTAAATACGCTATAAAAGCCCTACTCGTATTGGCAGATGCCTATGGCCAAGGGCCATTGCTGATTTCGGCAATTTCTGAAAAAGAAAGTATGCCGAAAAAGTTTTTGGAAATTATCTTATTAGAGCTCAAAAATGCCGGTATACTTTCGAGTAAAAAAGGTAAGGGAGGGGGGTATTACCTACGTCAATCTCCCCAAGAGATTAATTTGGCACAAATCATCCGATTAGTTGACGGCCCTATTGCGCCCACACCTTGTGTGTCGCTCAATTACTACGAACACTGTGATGACTGCCCCGATGAACACGCTTGTCGCCTGAGGCAAGTGATGATACAGATACGGGACGCTAACCTCAGTGTGCTCGAAAACACTAATTTACAGGATATGCTCAACCAACCTGATATGCCACTAGATACCAATACCGAGGACTAG
- the dinB gene encoding DNA polymerase IV encodes MRKIIHIDMDAFFAAVEQRDNPALRGLPVAVGGSRKRGVVAAASYEARAFGVFSAMPTQTALRKCPQLVIVPTRFEVYRLVSAQIKQIFLAYTDLVEPLSLDEAYLDVSQYCAQQQCTATAVAAEIKEQIQQKTGLTASAGVSYNKFLAKIASDYRKPNGLFVITPKAAPEFLANLPVHKFHGIGKATATKMAVLGIHTGADICTQPLEKMVQLFGKAGRNYYHLAHGVDDRPVNPERIRKSIGTERTFEADLYQEAEILQTISKLSGLLGEQVAAKQLCGHTLTLKVRFTDFVQITRSQTFQQPLSDNNALFQAAAQLVPRIPNRGVGIRLLGLQVSNFEASPQKAPCLTTFHGQLQLFG; translated from the coding sequence GTGCGCAAAATCATACATATTGATATGGATGCCTTTTTTGCGGCAGTCGAGCAGCGCGATAATCCCGCGCTGCGAGGCTTGCCTGTGGCTGTAGGTGGCTCCCGTAAGCGGGGAGTAGTGGCCGCAGCCAGTTATGAGGCGCGCGCCTTTGGGGTCTTTTCGGCTATGCCTACCCAGACAGCTCTGCGCAAATGCCCCCAACTGGTAATAGTACCCACTCGCTTTGAGGTTTATCGGCTGGTATCTGCCCAAATCAAACAAATATTCTTAGCCTATACCGACTTGGTAGAGCCGCTCTCTCTTGATGAAGCATACTTGGATGTAAGCCAGTATTGCGCCCAACAACAATGTACTGCCACAGCTGTAGCGGCTGAAATCAAGGAACAAATTCAACAAAAAACTGGACTGACAGCCTCTGCCGGGGTGTCTTACAATAAATTTTTGGCCAAAATCGCCTCTGATTATCGTAAACCCAATGGTCTCTTCGTTATTACGCCCAAGGCAGCTCCAGAGTTTTTGGCAAACTTGCCCGTACACAAATTCCACGGCATAGGCAAGGCTACCGCTACCAAAATGGCTGTCTTAGGCATTCATACAGGAGCCGATATTTGCACCCAACCCCTCGAAAAAATGGTGCAATTATTTGGTAAAGCAGGGCGCAACTACTATCACCTTGCCCACGGGGTAGACGACAGGCCAGTAAACCCTGAGCGCATCCGCAAATCAATCGGGACAGAGCGAACTTTTGAAGCCGACCTCTATCAAGAGGCCGAAATCCTTCAGACTATCAGCAAACTAAGTGGTTTGTTGGGCGAACAAGTGGCTGCCAAACAACTCTGCGGCCATACGTTGACACTCAAGGTAAGGTTTACAGATTTTGTGCAAATCACACGCAGCCAGACTTTCCAACAACCGCTTTCTGATAACAATGCGCTCTTTCAAGCGGCTGCGCAGCTCGTACCGCGTATCCCCAATCGTGGCGTAGGGATTAGGCTTTTGGGCTTACAGGTTTCTAATTTTGAAGCCTCTCCCCAAAAAGCCCCTTGCTTGACAACATTTCACGGGCAACTTCAGCTGTTTGGCTAA
- the surE gene encoding 5'/3'-nucleotidase SurE: MAKTPLILISNDDGITSKGIRTLVEVMRELGQVIVVAPNSPQSGKGHAITIGNALRLDESDIFAEYGVIAYECSGTPADCIKLAKHHIFGDRVPDLVVSGVNHGSNSSISVLYSGTMSAAIEAAIEGLPAIGFSLCDYGHDAEFSHARPYIKQIAQQALERGIPKGIALNVNIPALSDEPIKGVKICRQTKGRWGEEFDERVDPYGRRYYWLTGRFLNEDKGSDTDEFALSQNYVSVVPCQFDMTAYHSFSILNEWNMKG; encoded by the coding sequence ATGGCAAAAACTCCACTAATTTTAATTTCTAATGATGATGGTATCACTTCTAAGGGTATACGTACCTTGGTAGAAGTAATGCGTGAGCTGGGTCAGGTCATTGTGGTAGCTCCCAATAGCCCCCAATCAGGCAAAGGCCACGCCATTACCATTGGCAATGCACTTCGTTTAGATGAGTCTGATATTTTTGCAGAGTATGGTGTAATTGCTTACGAATGCTCAGGAACTCCGGCCGATTGCATCAAATTGGCCAAACATCATATCTTTGGCGACCGTGTTCCTGACTTAGTCGTCAGCGGAGTCAATCACGGGAGCAACAGCTCTATCAGTGTATTGTATTCGGGCACGATGTCTGCCGCCATCGAAGCTGCCATCGAAGGCCTTCCGGCAATAGGTTTTTCGCTTTGCGATTATGGCCACGATGCCGAATTTTCGCACGCCCGCCCCTACATCAAACAAATTGCACAGCAAGCCCTAGAGCGGGGTATTCCCAAAGGCATCGCCTTGAATGTCAACATTCCGGCATTGAGCGATGAGCCTATCAAAGGAGTGAAAATATGCCGCCAAACCAAGGGGCGCTGGGGTGAGGAATTTGACGAGCGGGTAGACCCCTATGGCCGTCGTTACTATTGGTTGACAGGTCGCTTCCTCAACGAAGACAAAGGTAGTGATACCGATGAGTTTGCCCTCAGTCAGAACTACGTCTCTGTCGTGCCTTGTCAGTTTGATATGACTGCCTACCACAGCTTCAGCATTCTCAATGAGTGGAATATGAAGGGGTAA
- the glmM gene encoding phosphoglucosamine mutase: MTLIKSISGIRGTIGGRPGDTLSPLDIVKFTAAYGQWLCAQPSASKAVVIGRDARLSGPMVSQLVAATLQALGIDVIDLGLSTTPTVEMAVVAHQAGGGIIITASHNPAQWNALKLLNAKGEFISAAEGAAIVASAEAEDFDFVEVKQLGKYTTDEAALEAHIAQILALPLVDVEAIKKANFSIIVDGVNSSGGIAIPQLLKALGVKKIQELYCEPTGHFPHNPEPLPEHLSDIAGEMQRGNYDLGIVVDPDVDRLALVCQDGSLFGEEYTLVAIADYVLQHTPGATVSNLSSTQALRDITEKAGQPYYSAAVGEVNVVAKMKEVEAVIGGEGNGGVIYPALHYGRDALVGVALMLSYMARSNKSAAMLRSQYPKYVIVKNKITLGEEVDLDQLLAQLQEKYKQQPINTIDGLKIHFDTAWIHLRRSNTEPIVRIYAEAESPTPANALINKLMADVKEILDTSNK; this comes from the coding sequence ATGACCCTAATCAAATCAATCTCTGGTATTCGTGGTACTATCGGCGGTCGCCCTGGCGACACCCTCTCCCCCTTGGATATAGTCAAGTTTACGGCAGCCTATGGGCAGTGGCTCTGCGCCCAGCCCTCCGCCTCCAAGGCCGTGGTAATAGGCCGCGATGCGCGCCTCTCGGGGCCGATGGTCAGCCAGTTGGTAGCCGCTACCCTTCAAGCACTTGGCATTGATGTGATAGACCTAGGTCTTTCGACCACTCCTACGGTAGAGATGGCCGTGGTGGCTCACCAAGCCGGTGGCGGTATCATCATTACGGCCAGCCACAACCCCGCACAATGGAACGCCCTCAAACTGCTCAATGCCAAAGGAGAGTTTATTTCGGCTGCCGAAGGTGCCGCTATTGTAGCCAGCGCCGAGGCCGAAGATTTCGACTTTGTAGAAGTAAAGCAGCTCGGCAAATATACTACTGACGAGGCTGCGTTGGAGGCGCATATAGCGCAAATACTGGCGCTACCCTTGGTAGATGTAGAAGCTATCAAGAAAGCTAACTTTAGCATCATTGTCGATGGGGTCAACTCTAGCGGCGGCATTGCTATCCCTCAGCTACTCAAGGCTCTAGGTGTGAAAAAGATACAAGAACTATATTGTGAGCCTACTGGTCATTTCCCACACAACCCGGAGCCTCTACCCGAACATCTCTCAGACATTGCCGGCGAGATGCAGCGCGGCAATTATGACCTCGGTATTGTCGTAGATCCAGATGTAGATCGTTTGGCGCTTGTTTGTCAAGACGGCAGCCTGTTTGGAGAAGAATATACACTGGTGGCCATCGCCGACTATGTGCTCCAACATACTCCCGGAGCCACGGTTTCGAACCTATCCTCTACCCAGGCCCTGCGTGATATCACCGAAAAAGCCGGCCAGCCCTATTACAGCGCTGCTGTGGGCGAGGTCAATGTAGTGGCGAAGATGAAAGAGGTTGAGGCGGTCATTGGTGGTGAAGGTAACGGAGGGGTTATCTATCCTGCACTACACTATGGCCGCGATGCCTTAGTAGGTGTGGCGCTGATGTTGAGTTATATGGCTCGCAGCAACAAATCAGCGGCTATGTTGCGTAGCCAATACCCCAAATATGTCATCGTCAAGAATAAAATCACCCTTGGCGAAGAGGTAGACCTCGATCAGTTGCTGGCACAACTCCAAGAAAAATACAAGCAACAACCCATCAATACCATCGACGGGCTCAAAATCCATTTTGATACTGCGTGGATACATCTCCGCCGCTCCAATACCGAGCCTATCGTACGGATTTATGCCGAAGCCGAGTCCCCTACTCCGGCCAATGCACTCATCAACAAGCTGATGGCAGATGTAAAAGAAATATTGGATACTTCTAACAAATAG
- the dtd gene encoding D-aminoacyl-tRNA deacylase codes for MIAVVQRVSEAVVRVEGEIVGQIGLGMLVLLGVAQQDSDQDIDWLVRKLVGLRIFSDAAGKMNNALPDIDGEALIISQFTLLASTKKGMRPSFVEAAPPAQAIPLYEAFVRQFEAALGRPVATGRFGADMKVSLCNDGPVTIVIDTQQKR; via the coding sequence ATGATTGCAGTAGTACAACGGGTTTCGGAAGCTGTCGTGAGGGTAGAGGGGGAGATAGTCGGCCAAATAGGTCTCGGAATGCTGGTCTTGTTGGGGGTTGCACAACAAGATTCAGACCAAGACATCGACTGGCTGGTACGCAAACTGGTAGGGTTGCGTATTTTTTCTGACGCAGCAGGGAAAATGAATAATGCCTTGCCCGACATCGATGGCGAGGCCTTGATTATCAGTCAGTTTACCCTATTGGCTTCAACCAAAAAAGGAATGCGCCCTTCGTTTGTAGAAGCAGCGCCACCCGCACAAGCCATCCCTTTGTATGAAGCTTTTGTAAGGCAATTTGAAGCCGCTCTTGGCCGCCCTGTGGCAACAGGGCGGTTTGGAGCAGATATGAAGGTTAGTCTTTGCAACGATGGGCCAGTAACTATTGTGATAGATACCCAACAAAAACGCTGA
- a CDS encoding SDR family oxidoreductase codes for MAHPLRILITGSNGLLGQKLVHRLGQIPEIHLIATARGQNRLAAQNFEFHSLDITNKAAVMEVFAQTRPDAVIHTAAMTQVDDCETDREACWQQNVVATQHLADACDVQGSHLVHLSTDFIFDGSQGPYREDDTPNPISYYGESKLAAEELVRQMRSPWAIARTVLVYGVAEAMSRSNIILWVKKSLENGQTIRVVDDQWRTPTLAEDLAEGCLLIAQQKASGVFNISGKDLLTPYEMAIATADYFGLDKGLIVRTDGSEFQQTARRPPKTGFVIDKAIQQLGYQPRSFTEGIAIVAAQVAQQQA; via the coding sequence ATGGCTCATCCGCTCCGCATTTTGATTACAGGCTCCAATGGACTTTTGGGGCAAAAGCTGGTTCATCGCCTAGGCCAAATTCCAGAGATTCACCTCATTGCTACGGCCAGAGGGCAAAACCGCCTAGCAGCCCAAAATTTTGAGTTTCACTCACTTGATATTACTAACAAGGCGGCTGTGATGGAGGTTTTTGCCCAAACCCGCCCCGATGCGGTCATTCATACGGCAGCTATGACCCAAGTAGATGATTGTGAAACCGATCGCGAGGCCTGTTGGCAACAAAACGTAGTAGCCACCCAACACTTGGCCGATGCCTGTGATGTACAAGGCAGCCACCTTGTTCACCTATCTACCGATTTTATTTTTGATGGCAGCCAAGGTCCCTATCGCGAAGACGATACGCCCAACCCTATCAGCTATTATGGCGAGAGCAAGCTAGCCGCCGAGGAGCTTGTCCGTCAGATGCGCAGCCCTTGGGCTATCGCCCGTACAGTACTGGTATATGGAGTAGCCGAGGCGATGAGCCGCTCCAACATTATTCTGTGGGTCAAAAAATCGCTCGAAAATGGGCAAACCATTCGTGTGGTCGACGACCAATGGCGCACCCCTACCCTTGCCGAAGACTTGGCCGAAGGCTGCCTGTTGATAGCCCAACAGAAGGCCTCTGGTGTTTTCAATATCTCAGGTAAGGACTTGCTGACACCTTATGAGATGGCCATCGCTACAGCCGATTATTTTGGCTTAGACAAAGGCCTGATTGTTCGTACAGATGGCTCAGAGTTTCAACAAACTGCCCGCCGCCCACCCAAAACGGGTTTCGTCATTGATAAGGCCATCCAGCAACTCGGTTATCAGCCCCGCAGCTTTACCGAGGGGATTGCGATTGTTGCTGCACAGGTAGCCCAACAGCAAGCCTAG
- a CDS encoding PAS domain-containing sensor histidine kinase, which produces MQAKKLTLDILGETFANRWAILAFDQDGKPLAHNHLWEQLALFSEDANVYTALQPQAPHTWERICTEISANTTWQGVVYNEEKRFLRIHLTYCHQEQYYLLSASPTEVWDLHAFTQHHFGALLAHCQDAVLVVDIGQNGHILAANKAACLRLQYTLEELQQRSLGQIDVEISDTESPLIDKYLRWFQLQVRNITPLKFSSQYQPRDGQAYPVEISLSHQVLGSSWVLVITAQDVTARERLYEHFRAKGTYLQSVIDSINQSLWAVDTNFILMAYNRQFGQDFEQLYHYSPLLGTSVFKGVPERSESFWRNAYQQTLDSGKFEQVIHYKARVLQIRLFTILDDQGRKVGIVGYNHDIGALYEAQARLLQVKYALEEAQAFGKMGNWSLSVPELSLSWSKEVARAFGLPENTPEPSLEVIQTLIHPEDWKILIQKGETLLKQVPQNNQDALQLELRYQQPDQSYRWAMLKARLQLNKDGKVSGFEGITLDIHEQKIQEQALAESRYLVEKITETAPFSVFLFDYTSQSTIYINRYGANLGGYSVEEVYNNDIQTLVVHPSDLPEFEQRLRGIFSGQQELIQMELRIRHRQGYWIWVALSYKAFKRHPETQRLEQAVGIAHDITYRKRAEQRLRSQEAMLRNIHNSVPGLVLFQLQSTPESPQHTFSYISANAAQLLGLSPEGLLRKSANAIMANLHPEDIRQYLVRYQGVIAGKYDTFEAEVRYKPPQAQGYIWLFLKATVATEVLETSEDNLMIINGIALDITKRRTQEEALRKTLVREQQLNYALSKREAELQSAEEELRQINHSLEETNAELTQINAELDRFVYSVSHDLRAPISSVLGLLQLHRLSEDPEERLRLIEMEERSMQRMDNFIRDILDYSRNKRLAVRKDLINWENLIQQTFEQYAFVEGSQDIEKEIVIQAPTPFYSDEDRLSVILNNIVYNSLRYYNPNQPSPKVSVLVNVGANEAEIRVIDNGIGIKEEHQQKVFEMFYRATERKSGSGLGLYIVRDTVRKLRGSVWLHSKFGEGTKVFVQLPNLRPASFTTP; this is translated from the coding sequence ATGCAGGCCAAGAAGCTCACGCTTGATATTCTAGGGGAAACTTTTGCCAACCGTTGGGCCATCTTGGCCTTTGACCAAGATGGTAAGCCATTGGCACACAACCACCTTTGGGAACAGCTAGCGCTATTTTCGGAGGATGCCAATGTATATACTGCGCTGCAACCACAAGCACCCCATACTTGGGAGCGCATCTGTACCGAGATATCGGCTAATACCACCTGGCAAGGGGTGGTGTATAATGAAGAAAAACGCTTTTTGCGCATACACCTGACTTATTGCCACCAAGAGCAATACTACTTGCTCAGCGCCTCACCCACAGAGGTATGGGACTTACATGCTTTTACCCAACATCACTTTGGCGCACTGTTGGCGCACTGTCAAGATGCGGTGTTGGTGGTGGATATTGGCCAAAATGGCCATATCTTGGCAGCCAACAAGGCCGCTTGCCTGCGCTTGCAATATACCCTTGAAGAGTTGCAACAACGCTCATTGGGCCAGATAGATGTCGAAATTTCGGATACCGAAAGCCCATTGATAGACAAATACTTGCGTTGGTTTCAACTACAAGTCCGCAATATCACTCCTCTCAAATTCAGTAGCCAGTATCAACCCCGTGACGGGCAGGCTTACCCTGTCGAGATTAGCCTGAGTCATCAAGTACTGGGAAGCTCTTGGGTGTTGGTGATTACGGCCCAAGATGTAACCGCCCGCGAACGTCTTTATGAGCACTTTAGAGCCAAAGGAACTTACCTACAGTCGGTGATTGACAGCATCAACCAAAGCCTCTGGGCGGTAGATACTAATTTCATCCTGATGGCATACAACCGCCAGTTTGGGCAAGACTTCGAGCAGCTCTACCATTACTCTCCATTGTTGGGTACTAGTGTTTTCAAAGGTGTACCAGAGCGAAGCGAGTCCTTCTGGCGCAATGCCTATCAACAAACGCTTGACTCGGGCAAGTTTGAACAAGTTATCCATTACAAAGCTCGTGTATTGCAAATCCGTCTGTTTACTATTCTTGACGACCAAGGCCGGAAAGTAGGCATCGTAGGATATAATCACGATATTGGAGCACTTTACGAAGCACAAGCCCGCCTGTTGCAGGTCAAATATGCGCTAGAAGAGGCCCAAGCTTTTGGCAAAATGGGCAACTGGTCTCTAAGTGTGCCTGAGCTGAGCTTGAGCTGGTCGAAAGAAGTGGCCCGTGCTTTTGGCTTGCCTGAAAACACTCCGGAGCCCTCGTTAGAAGTAATCCAAACCCTCATCCACCCCGAAGATTGGAAAATACTGATACAAAAAGGAGAGACTTTGCTCAAACAAGTTCCCCAAAACAACCAAGACGCGCTACAGCTCGAATTACGCTACCAACAGCCCGACCAAAGTTATCGTTGGGCTATGCTCAAAGCCCGATTACAACTCAATAAAGACGGAAAAGTATCTGGATTTGAAGGGATTACTCTCGATATTCACGAACAAAAAATACAAGAACAAGCCTTGGCCGAAAGCCGCTATCTGGTCGAAAAAATCACCGAAACGGCTCCTTTCTCAGTGTTCTTGTTTGACTATACCAGCCAATCCACCATTTATATCAACCGCTACGGCGCCAACCTCGGAGGCTACTCGGTAGAAGAGGTTTACAATAATGACATACAGACCTTGGTCGTCCATCCATCTGATTTGCCTGAGTTTGAACAAAGGCTTAGGGGAATCTTTAGCGGACAACAAGAGCTTATCCAGATGGAGTTGCGCATTCGGCATCGGCAGGGCTATTGGATTTGGGTTGCGCTCAGCTATAAGGCCTTCAAACGCCACCCCGAAACTCAGCGCCTAGAGCAGGCCGTGGGCATTGCCCATGACATCACCTACCGTAAGCGCGCCGAGCAGCGCCTCCGAAGCCAAGAAGCAATGTTGCGCAATATCCACAACAGCGTGCCGGGCCTAGTGCTTTTTCAGCTCCAAAGCACCCCCGAAAGCCCACAGCATACTTTTTCCTACATCAGTGCCAATGCTGCTCAGCTCTTGGGGCTTTCGCCCGAAGGGCTACTACGAAAAAGCGCAAATGCCATTATGGCCAACCTCCACCCCGAAGACATCCGCCAATATCTGGTGCGTTATCAGGGGGTTATTGCGGGCAAATATGATACCTTTGAAGCCGAGGTACGCTATAAGCCTCCTCAGGCTCAGGGCTATATCTGGTTGTTTCTAAAGGCTACTGTGGCTACAGAAGTACTAGAAACCTCAGAGGATAACTTAATGATTATCAATGGTATAGCGCTAGATATCACCAAGCGCCGCACCCAAGAAGAAGCCCTACGCAAGACTTTGGTACGGGAACAACAGCTCAATTATGCCCTTAGCAAACGCGAAGCCGAGCTCCAAAGTGCCGAAGAAGAACTGCGGCAAATCAACCATAGTTTGGAAGAAACCAATGCCGAACTGACCCAAATCAATGCTGAGTTAGACCGTTTTGTCTATAGTGTTTCACACGATTTGCGTGCGCCTATCAGTTCTGTGCTGGGTTTGTTGCAGCTGCACCGTCTCAGTGAAGACCCCGAAGAGCGCCTTCGACTGATTGAGATGGAAGAGCGCAGTATGCAACGTATGGACAATTTTATCCGCGATATTTTGGATTATTCTCGCAATAAACGCCTAGCCGTTAGGAAAGACCTCATCAATTGGGAAAATCTCATCCAGCAGACTTTTGAGCAGTATGCTTTTGTAGAAGGCAGCCAAGACATTGAAAAAGAGATAGTCATTCAAGCCCCAACGCCCTTCTACTCCGACGAAGACCGCCTGTCTGTCATTCTGAACAACATCGTTTACAACTCCTTGCGCTATTACAATCCCAATCAACCCTCACCCAAGGTGAGCGTATTGGTCAATGTGGGAGCCAATGAGGCAGAAATACGGGTAATTGACAACGGTATCGGCATCAAAGAAGAGCACCAACAAAAAGTATTTGAGATGTTTTATCGTGCTACTGAGCGCAAAAGCGGCTCTGGTCTGGGTTTATATATCGTCAGAGATACTGTCCGCAAGCTTAGAGGCAGTGTGTGGCTACACTCTAAGTTTGGCGAGGGTACCAAGGTTTTTGTTCAACTTCCCAACCTCAGACCCGCCTCTTTTACAACTCCTTAA
- a CDS encoding DUF6992 family protein, with the protein MAKKKYYIYLSLFCWVVGAGQLWAQEQQLWQPFEERRRELQRSGSAVLGSWALLNIGSGLAMASQTNGSTQHFYEMNAYWNIVNLALAVPGFIAARPGRQPQYRNPRESLLEQRKIERIFLINAGLDLGYVAGGYYLSRLSSRDKPAQEARFVGFGQSIMAQGAFLLGYDLWMYLRHRRNRLQHHDSLEQRLSLYPQPYGMGLIYRF; encoded by the coding sequence ATGGCAAAGAAAAAGTACTACATATATCTAAGCTTGTTTTGCTGGGTGGTTGGGGCTGGTCAGCTGTGGGCGCAGGAGCAACAGCTATGGCAGCCTTTTGAGGAGCGTCGGCGTGAGCTACAGCGCAGTGGCAGCGCAGTATTGGGTAGTTGGGCCTTGCTCAATATCGGCAGTGGGTTGGCAATGGCTTCGCAAACAAACGGCAGCACCCAACATTTCTATGAGATGAATGCTTATTGGAATATCGTCAATCTTGCATTGGCTGTGCCAGGCTTTATAGCCGCCCGCCCCGGGCGGCAGCCACAATATCGCAACCCTCGGGAGTCGTTGCTGGAGCAACGTAAGATAGAGCGCATCTTCCTAATCAATGCAGGCTTAGATTTGGGCTATGTAGCCGGGGGCTATTACCTAAGCCGGCTGAGTAGCCGCGATAAACCAGCGCAAGAAGCTCGATTTGTAGGTTTTGGGCAATCAATAATGGCACAAGGCGCATTTCTGTTGGGTTATGATTTATGGATGTACCTACGCCACCGCCGCAACCGCCTCCAACATCACGATAGCCTAGAGCAGCGCCTCAGCCTCTATCCACAGCCCTACGGGATGGGCTTGATTTATCGTTTCTGA